agatcagtctggtcttgaaatcagtgattctgtctctcttcttgaaagctgggattaaaggtgtggaccaccatgcccagccagacTACTTCTGATTCACAGTGTGGTGACAAGGCCCTGGAGCAAGCTGATGGAGACCGTGAAAAAGACAATCAGTCTGCTTTATTGTCATTATCAACAGACCAGCCATCATTGGGAAGGGATGCTGATGCTGGTACAACACCCACCATCAAAGCAAACTGAAGACCCTGCTGGCTTCAGTGACATGATGCTGAATAAGTTAGGGTGATATGGCTGCTTGGGACTTGAACCTCTCACTTCATATTCTTGACAAAGTCCTCGCCTTTCTTGATGGAGGCTTTGAGCTCAGGGATGGCCTCGGCAATCATTTTCTCCTCAAAAGGAGTGATTTTGCCAATGCCCAGGTTCTTCTCCAGGCCTTTTTTCTGGAAGAGAGGGAATATGGTGACATGTGAAACCAAGTTTCTAGCTTAGCTTGGTGGCACAGGTCtgaaatcctagcacccaggagactGAGGGCACAGGTGCTCGTTAGCTAAGAcaagcccccagcccctcactgcgGCTGGGCTCACTAAGCAGAGGCTTAGCTGCATCCCAGCCCAGGAGGGATCAGCTTCTTTCAAAGCTCATCTGGCCTGGACAGCCATCTGTAGCTGTTACATCCCCAAACTACAGGCTGCACTGCCTGGTGACAGGCCCGGCTCTGCATCCTGAGACATGACTCTCCCTTCCCCAAAGCCAACCAGGCACCAACCACAACCTCGGTTACCCTGGATACGTACCCCCAACAACAAGGGTGTGGAGAAGTAAGTGCACTCTGTCTCCTTGGACTGAACGAAAGAACACTCGACAACACCTTCCTTCCCGTTCATGGCATCCACAAGGGAGAAGACAAAACGGGCTCCAGCATAAGCCATGGACAGAGTGGCAGAGCCTAGGAGAGAATGGTGGTCAGCACAGCCAGCACCAGACCCCAGAAACCAGGGGTTGTGCTCCCAGAAAAGCACCTACACACCACAGCTCAAGGTGGGAAATCTGGTCTGCACCTCTGCATTTCACTGTCTCCAACTCTATAGCCACCCTCATCCCAAAGAATCTCCACTGCCTTCTAGAACCTTCTCCTGAGTGGGACACCCATTCCCTACCCAGAGATAAGCAGTCTTTCCCTGTAGTGCTAACATCCTGGCCCCAGTGTCAGAGTCCCCAGCCCCAGGGATGTGTGGAACTCCACCTGCTCCAGCCTTGGCCTTCACAACTTCCGTGCCAGCCTCCTGGATCCTCCCGGTGAGCGCAGTCAGCTGGTCTTGGGGAAAGTCAACTTTGGGGGTACACTGCAGGGCAAGCCAGGGACTGAGTAATTTTCTGGTACAACAACCCCTGCCCTTCCCAGGCTTGACCCAACCCCCACTCCACAGTGTGTTCCACCTCCCATCATGGCACCACTATAACCAGATACCAGTAgcggggatggaacccagggcctcaatcATGCCAGACAGCAGTCCCCACCACTCAACCACAGAGACCCCAACATCATTTCCTACTGACAAAAGCAAATTCACTTTTTCTGGAGGCTTGGTTGAGACAGATCTTATGTATTTCCACATGGgactgccaccatgcctggctcccttgcttgtgtgtacacatgtataattTCCTGAGGCTGGTGTCAAGGGTTTCCACCAATCACCCTCCAGCttaccttgagacagggtctctcactgaacccagatccGACTCAGTCAGGATGACTGCCTAGCAAGTCCCAGacacccttctctctcctcctcagcACTAGGATGACATCttgcacctggcttttttttcacaggtgctgggaaacaactcaggtcctcatgcttgcacggcaggcactttgctgactgagcctcCTCTCTCTCACTTTTCAAGAGTTTTGCATACTGAGCAACACGCTCCATGGCTACACACCATGGATCCATCAGAAGACCAAGCGGCATCCAATTACGTCACTGCCACCTCTCCTCTACTGTCCCCATTTAGAAAAGTTCTCCCACCTCAAGTGACACTTGAGCTTGGAGAATTGCTGTTTTagatttgtatgtgtatgtgaatgcctTATTGTGGGGATGCccacggaagccagaagagggcagcagatccctggagttggagttacaggtggttggttGTAAGGTACCCAACATTAAGTGCGAGAAATGAACTcgagtcctttggaagaatagcaagtgcttgtaaccactgagccatatttccatctccatccatgaCATCGGATGGATGCCTTGTTCCCTCTCGCTTCACTTACtgtcatacattttaaaacaaagttcTATGCATAAGTACCAGAGATATGAGTCCTTGGCATGTCACATTCAGGGGCTATGGAACTGATTGACAGATCTCATTTCACATGGTGCTAACTCTGTCACAATttaactattttgttttgttcaccaAAGGGCTCGATGTCGTCACTACACAGCTAATAAccctgaactcctaatcctcttgcctccagttCCCAAAGcggggattacagctgtgcacctGTGGGGACCTGGCCTCCTACACTGTCTTTGATCTCATGGGATCTCCAGTGTGCTGGAGCCAGCAGCTTCTGATTCCATCTGGTCCACAGGCTGTAGTCAGGAAGACCCTAGACAATTGGGTTCCCGGCACGGCAGGAATCCCTCCACAATACACAGGCCAGTCCCACTTACCCCAGACTGTTTCAAGACCTTCAAGGCAGCCCTGAGTGTGATCTTAAAGCTTCCTGAGATCCATCCAttagtctctctcacacacacgcacactctctCTCACAGCCACTCACATACCTGAGAGATCAAGGGGATGATGGTCTTCCCAGCATGGCCACCAATGACAGGCACGTTGACCCGAGCAGGATCCAAACCCTATTCACAAGGCAGGAAGCAGATTGTTAACAAGGTCTCCGAGTAGAAAACAAGTCGCAGTCACCTAAAGTGTAGACTGGAAACCCAGAACGCTCAGAAACAAACCAGGATGACCCAAGAGTCGGACCCTGGCTGTGCCTAGCACTTGGGCCCTACCCTATGATCAGTCACTGTGAGCAGGTGCAGAGAGGGACAGCTTGTGTAGGGGTCACCACATGCTCCTCTGTCGAGGCCAGACTGTGTTGTCCACCCTTCTAGCCACCAGACATTCTTGTGGAATCAGAGGACAGCAACAGTCGTTCCTAGGACTGGAAATGTCCAAACAAGTACCCCCACATTCTGTTCCAGAGAAAGAGCTCCTCTCCCTCAAGTCCGAGAAATTAAAGTTGTTCTACACCGGAGCTGGACGGCAGAACAGCAGGGCTCAAGCAGGCTGGGAAAGGCATCAGAACAGACACTggcaagagtgcttgctgctcttacagggcaccagagtttggctcccagcacccacacagcagctcacaactgtctgcatctccagttccaggaggaacTGATGCTCTTCTCTGGACACCTAAGGACTTGTACACACAATTCCACACAGAcccacatataatttaaaaaaaaaaaatttatgccaggccgggcggtggtggcgcacacctttaatcccagcactcgggaggcagaggcaagtggatctctgggagttcgagaccagcctggtctacaagagctagttccgggacaggcaccaaagctacagagaaaccctgtctcgaaaaaaccaaaaaaaaaaaaaaaaaaaaaaaaaaaaccaaaccattaTGCCTACTCATATCTCTACGCATTAAAAAAATGAGTTGGGCACAGTCTAAGAGTGGAGAAGCTGGTAGGATAAGAATTCTTCAAGGTAAGCTACACGGGTAACCCAAGAAAAGGAGGTAGGACTAGAAGCCCCAGATGACAGTCCAGATACTTTATGATTTCTGGAACTTTCTAAGTCCTTCTCACTGTGTGTAAGAACTCGCAGATAAATCTAGTTTTTCCAGGGCATGGTGAATGGGACAAATGGCTTCCATCCACGAGGGGATTAGATAAAGTCTGAACCCTGATGCACTGGGAAGAGATCCAGGGCAGAGGGCATGCTAAGTCTGGGCCTATGGGGTTCACTGCCTGCTCCTACAGAAAACACTGAAGCCAGCTAGAGACTGAAACCCCCAGGCCCATACCCCCATCATCTTCCATGCCTGCCCAGGAGCAAGGGTAGCTGAGCAGTTTAGAAAATAGGCAACTGAGAGGCGCCCACAGGGCCCACACCTTCAGCTCCGCCACGAATGTGTTCGCTCTGACAATGTCAAGGGTTGTCACACCGAAGATCTTGTTGGGGTTGTACACGCCGTGCTTCTTGAAAACTTCTGCGGTGATAGGGATGGTGGAGTTAACCTGGGAAAACCATGAGACGGATGTCAGCTGAGGGTGGAGCCCAGCAACAGGGCCTGCCAATAACTGTAAGCCACCTACAAGGTAAGGTGGCCGTGTCATGTGAACAAAGACACCCTTTACTGCAAGGACACTTGTTCCTTGACAGCCCTTCAGCCATCATCTTGGACACAGGAGGCGAGTTCTTCTGCTGGGCTGAGGATGGCTAAGAACAGGTGAACAAGCTGCCTGACTCCCTAAAACCTGTAAAATTTATCCGTGTGACGGTGTGGTTTCAAAGAGAATGGCCCTCATACCCATACACGTTTGAATGGCTGGTCCCTagttagtagaactgtttgggaggaTCAGGAGGCGTGTCACAATGGTGGATTGACACTAGTCTCAATCTCTCACTCAGCTATTGCAgcagcaccatgactgcctgcctAACACACTCCCCACCACGGTGAGCATGGACCAATcctctgaaatgtaagccagtccccaattaaatgatttcttttataagcgGCCTTGGCTGTGCTGTTTCATtacaacagaacagtaactaagacaaatggAAACTATACAACTACCTCATGAGGTGTGAAGACTGAATGACTTAATGCAATAGGGCAAGAGCTTAGGACACCACCCAGGCACAgaaatcaaacaataaaaaggcAAGATTTATGTTGTGCAGTTAATGTAACAGAAGAGAGGAGCCACAGGCTACCACAACCATGGTTGAAAGGAATTATATAGGTGGGCAATTTGAGCAAGGCATGCTGGTGCACCTGGAACCCCTCCAtgccagcacgtgggaggcagaagtaggactGAGTTATGGGCCAACTTGAGCCCCTAAGTAAGACCTTGCCCACACCCCTCCCatccaaaaagaggaagaggaagagtaaagagaagaaggtggtggaggaggagaaagagaaaggagatgggtaTCCCAGGTGGGGAGAGTAAGATACAGAGAAGGTAGCTAACCTGCCTGAAGGAGAGTCAGTTTGAAGAGCCAGGTACCAGCTCTTGATTAGTGATAAAAGGCAGTTTTAGGATACATTCCAAGACCTCAACACCTCCAATGTGAGCATCTAATACACACGTGACCAGCCCtgccccctccaccccaccccattctCACCGGGTTGGCAATGATGCAGATCATGGCTTCAGGGCAGTGCTGGGCACAGGCGGCAGTCAAGGTGGCCACAATGGTAGCATTGGTGTTGAATAGGTCATCCCGCGTCATTCCTGGGATAGTCCAGGGGGTGAGAAAGTCACAAAGAACATGACgaaatttcaaaaattttttattacattttaatttattctccGTGTCAAAGGGCAAGTCAGAGTTGGCAGTCACCTTCCATTGTTGGGGACACTGAGGACCCTAtactcacagagaaacactaagAGAATCAGGAAACACAGGAGTGTCTCCTGAATGGAGTTCGTTTTTATAAACCAAATACCTGCATTCCATCTAGAAAGCCGGGTGTTATTAATGCCCTGGTGACCTTTTTGTTATCTGTGAAGGCAGACCTCACCCAACACCCCAGAATGATCATCCCAGACTTCCCTCTCTAGACCTTACCCATCCTTAGGGGagatgtcacatgtactttatGGCCCACTGACCTCAACCCCCACTAGGTTCTAGGCCCTTTAGCTACAGAACCTGCTCTCACGGTCACACGTACTATGTAAAAGAGTCTCCATGTAGTCACACCTTAAGATGTATTCTACACCTGGAATTGGACTGATTGTTGCCTGGAAATCTTTCCCCAAATTGTACTGGGTTTAAAATTTGCATTAGAGCCCCCAAAGTCTGACCCAGGCTGACGAAGTCAGTCTGCAGTGGGTTTTCGTTCTCATTTCCTCACGGGGTTTGCCTCCCTGCCTGACACCTGCAGGGGCCAAGTGTGAGACGCACAACCCTTGAAGAAGGTAggaaaaattttctttaaatagcGATCAGCAGTTAAGGAAACTCAGTCTTCTCATTGAAAATGGTCATGACCCcttcccaaagaaacaaaatatttagcTACAGCCCAGAAACTTTACATGCACAGGAACTAAAGCAAAGAGAGTCCACGGAAGGGCACTAAAGGCACTGCTGTCAAAGTGgcttccagggactgaactcgtCAGGCTTGGTGCATGCACCTTTACTGCCACCTTGAAGGCCTGTGCGCATAGTTTAAAATAGGTACCAGGTGCTAA
The Chionomys nivalis chromosome 3, mChiNiv1.1, whole genome shotgun sequence genome window above contains:
- the Mdh2 gene encoding malate dehydrogenase, mitochondrial, which produces MLSALARPAGAALRRSFSTSAQNNAKVAVLGASGGIGQPLSLLLKNSPLVSRLTLYDIAHTPGVAADLSHIETRANVKGYLGPDQLPDCLKGCDVVVIPAGVPRKPGMTRDDLFNTNATIVATLTAACAQHCPEAMICIIANPVNSTIPITAEVFKKHGVYNPNKIFGVTTLDIVRANTFVAELKGLDPARVNVPVIGGHAGKTIIPLISQCTPKVDFPQDQLTALTGRIQEAGTEVVKAKAGAGSATLSMAYAGARFVFSLVDAMNGKEGVVECSFVQSKETECTYFSTPLLLGKKGLEKNLGIGKITPFEEKMIAEAIPELKASIKKGEDFVKNMK